The proteins below come from a single Polynucleobacter necessarius genomic window:
- a CDS encoding c-type cytochrome produces MKKLSILSRLFVCAGLAFAGFTAQADEVKGNSAAGNGKVWLCVGCHSIPDYRADYPLTYRVPMLGGQNAAYIASALAAYKKGERKHPTMRFIAASLSDQDMADIGEYYAAQTASSPNNQLK; encoded by the coding sequence ATGAAGAAACTCTCCATTCTTTCACGCTTATTCGTCTGTGCTGGTCTGGCTTTTGCCGGATTTACTGCGCAGGCCGACGAAGTTAAAGGTAATTCGGCTGCAGGTAACGGCAAGGTTTGGCTCTGCGTAGGTTGCCATTCCATTCCAGACTACCGCGCTGATTACCCGCTCACCTACAGAGTGCCAATGTTGGGTGGTCAAAATGCCGCTTATATCGCCAGCGCATTAGCGGCGTATAAAAAAGGCGAGCGCAAGCATCCAACAATGCGTTTTATCGCCGCTAGTCTGTCTGATCAAGACATGGCCGATATCGGCGAATACTATGCTGCGCAGACTGCCAGCTCACCAAATAACCAATTGAAGTGA